The Listeria cossartiae subsp. cossartiae nucleotide sequence ATAATATTCCCGAAACGGCGCCGTCGCACCAATGATAGCAATTTTAATTTGATCTATTTCTTTATAAACAATCGACTTCACCCAATCTGGCTGCTTCGTCCGTTCTTTATCCGCGTAAAAATTACAGCAAACCACTGGAAACGCCGCATGTTTATATAAATTTTCTAAATCTTCATGTGCCAAAGTCGTTCCTTCATTATTACCAAAAGTCACCGCATCATACGGCAACTGATTGAGTAAGTCCGTATTCGCAAGCCCGTTCGTTCCTTCTGTAAGCGGATGAACCCGGTCCATAAAATCGCCAATATCAAAAAAGAGCGCCGACTTATTTTCTTTGTCTGCAGTCGTCCTTTTCTCTTTTAAGAAATTAAAAATACGTGGCCAATGTTCCAAGTGACTATGAACATCATTCGTATGCCATAAAGTTAAATGTTTCATTAATCCATCCACTCCTCACTTATAACTATTGTAGCTTAAAATAACTTTTTTTACACGCACTAGGACTGGATGAATTGTTCACTTTTCATTTTATGTTATGATAGGATATATTGTTTTAAAAGGGATGTGATTTTTTTGGATATTACGCAAACAGTCGAAATTCTTTTAATCTCTGTTTTTGCAGGGGTTGTAGGCTCTTTGCTCGGTCTTGGTGGTGGAATTATCGTGACACCTGCCTTGACACTTATTTTCGGGATTGATATTCAGTATGCGATTGGAGCGAGTATTATTTCCGTTATCGCAACAAGTAGCGGCTCCGCAATTGCTTATATCAAAGACGGCATTACGAACCTACGCGTTGGTATGTTTCTCGAAATCGCCACAACAATCGGCGCAATCACCGGAGCTTTCGTCAGTGGACTGCTCTCGGCCACGGCACTCTACATCATCTTCGGACTTTTACTTCTTTATTCTGCGTTCAACATGATTAAAAAGGTCGGTACAGAATTTCCTACCAATGTGAAACCAGACCCGCTCGCTACAAAATTAAACTTACATGATTCTTATTACGATAAATCTTTACGGCAAAACGTGGACTATCAAGTTGCAAACGTCCCAGCTGGTTTTGGTGTGATGTATGGCGCCGGAATCGCAAGTGGCTTACTTGGAATCGGTAGTGGCGCTTTTAAAGTCATGGCGCTCGATGTCTTTATGAAAATGCCGCTTAAAGTAAGTAGCGCGACGAGTAATTTAATGATGGGCGTAACCGCGGCGGCCAGTGCAACCGTTTATCTTTTCCAAGGTGACATCCAGCCCGCTATTGCAGCGCCTGTTGCGATTGGCGTACTTGTCGGCGCAACACTTGGAACACGCATTATGCAACGTTTAAAAAGCAAAGTTATTCGGATTATTTTTATTCCCGTCATTTTATATGTTGCCTTCCAAATGATTTTAGAAGGATTGGGGTGGATTTAAATGGCAGAGAAAAAAGAAGAAATGTATCGCGTCGAGCTAATTGTCAGCGCGTTGTTACGAATCGGTGTTGTCCTTAGTGCGATTATTATTGTTTTCGGCCTTGTTATGCTATTTATCACCGGCGAAAGTGGCTATCCTGGGGAAACTTATCCGACTTCGCTTACGGCGATTTTCAGCGGGCTAGGGACGCTTAAACCATACGCAATTATGATGTTTGGCCTCTTTTGCTTAATTTTGACGCCCGTCCTTCGTGTCGTTGTATCGTTATTTACTTTTTTGAAAGAAAAAGATTATTTGTATGTTGGGATAACAGGGATTGTATTGATTATTTTAGTTATTAGTTTTTTAATTGGGATAAAAGCATAAAAAAGATGGCGCCAGCGATGCGCCATCTTTTTTTATTCCGAAAATAAATCCATTTGCATCGGAGCCAAGCCTTGAAACTCAACCTGTAGCGCCTTTTGTAAATGTTTCGCATTATCAGCCGCATCCCCGCCGCTGTTATTATTAAAAATC carries:
- a CDS encoding sulfite exporter TauE/SafE family protein, with amino-acid sequence MDITQTVEILLISVFAGVVGSLLGLGGGIIVTPALTLIFGIDIQYAIGASIISVIATSSGSAIAYIKDGITNLRVGMFLEIATTIGAITGAFVSGLLSATALYIIFGLLLLYSAFNMIKKVGTEFPTNVKPDPLATKLNLHDSYYDKSLRQNVDYQVANVPAGFGVMYGAGIASGLLGIGSGAFKVMALDVFMKMPLKVSSATSNLMMGVTAAASATVYLFQGDIQPAIAAPVAIGVLVGATLGTRIMQRLKSKVIRIIFIPVILYVAFQMILEGLGWI
- a CDS encoding DUF1634 domain-containing protein, producing MAEKKEEMYRVELIVSALLRIGVVLSAIIIVFGLVMLFITGESGYPGETYPTSLTAIFSGLGTLKPYAIMMFGLFCLILTPVLRVVVSLFTFLKEKDYLYVGITGIVLIILVISFLIGIKA